A stretch of the Lolium perenne isolate Kyuss_39 chromosome 3, Kyuss_2.0, whole genome shotgun sequence genome encodes the following:
- the LOC127345922 gene encoding uncharacterized protein isoform X8: MEALAPLCRKFPCCFSTHDQLRQGWVLLSAAATYRSCCQRPHFRAPGCRRPPPQQAAAGEPAPLLHVGCVGGEPGGGGSVVANAIGSILKCSVEALRLNP; this comes from the exons ATGGAGGCACTAGCTCCTCTCTGTCGCAAGTTCCCTTGCTGCTTCTCCACGCACGACCAG TTGAGACAAGGCTGGGTGTTGTTGTCTGCTGCTGCTACCTACCGGAGCTGCTGCCAGCGGCCACATTTCCGTGCTCCTGGATGTCGCAGACCACCTCCCCAGCAAGCTGCTGCTGGTGAGCCAGCCCCTCTTCTCCAT GTAGGCTGTGTCGGAGGggaaccaggaggaggaggaagcgtgGTGGCCAATGCCATTGGCAGCATCCTCAAGTGCAGCGTGGAGGCACTCAG ATTAAATCCATGA
- the LOC127345922 gene encoding uncharacterized protein isoform X2, translated as MEALAPLCRKFPCCFSTHDQLRQGWVLLSAAATYRSCCQRPHFRAPGCRRPPPQQAAAGEPAPLLHVGCVGGEPGGGGSVVANAIGSILKCSVEALRLVGQEFAMFPSIASCSWTASCCYGKIEIGVMHIIALLLYSLCEISVFALLIMLYFLSEVNEEE; from the exons ATGGAGGCACTAGCTCCTCTCTGTCGCAAGTTCCCTTGCTGCTTCTCCACGCACGACCAG TTGAGACAAGGCTGGGTGTTGTTGTCTGCTGCTGCTACCTACCGGAGCTGCTGCCAGCGGCCACATTTCCGTGCTCCTGGATGTCGCAGACCACCTCCCCAGCAAGCTGCTGCTGGTGAGCCAGCCCCTCTTCTCCAT GTAGGCTGTGTCGGAGGggaaccaggaggaggaggaagcgtgGTGGCCAATGCCATTGGCAGCATCCTCAAGTGCAGCGTGGAGGCACTCAG GTTGGTTGGACAGGAATTCGCCATGTTCCCTAGCATTGCTTCCTGTTCATGGACAGCAAGTTGTTGTTATGGGAAGATCGAGATAGGTGTGATGCATATCATCGCCTTATTATTGTACAGTCTTTGTGAAATATCTGTATTTGCTTTGCTGATCATGCTCTATTTTTTGTCCGAGGTTAACGAGGAGGAGTGA
- the LOC127345922 gene encoding uncharacterized protein isoform X5, with amino-acid sequence MEALAPLCRKFPCCFSTHDQLRQGWVLLSAAATYRSCCQRPHFRAPGCRRPPPQQAAAGEPAPLLHVGCVGGEPGGGGSVVANAIGSILKCSVEALRLVGQEFAMFPSIASCSWTASCCYGKIEIG; translated from the exons ATGGAGGCACTAGCTCCTCTCTGTCGCAAGTTCCCTTGCTGCTTCTCCACGCACGACCAG TTGAGACAAGGCTGGGTGTTGTTGTCTGCTGCTGCTACCTACCGGAGCTGCTGCCAGCGGCCACATTTCCGTGCTCCTGGATGTCGCAGACCACCTCCCCAGCAAGCTGCTGCTGGTGAGCCAGCCCCTCTTCTCCAT GTAGGCTGTGTCGGAGGggaaccaggaggaggaggaagcgtgGTGGCCAATGCCATTGGCAGCATCCTCAAGTGCAGCGTGGAGGCACTCAG GTTGGTTGGACAGGAATTCGCCATGTTCCCTAGCATTGCTTCCTGTTCATGGACAGCAAGTTGTTGTTATGGGAAGATCGAGATAG GTTAA
- the LOC127345922 gene encoding uncharacterized protein isoform X1 produces the protein MEALAPLCRKFPCCFSTHDQLRQGWVLLSAAATYRSCCQRPHFRAPGCRRPPPQQAAAGRLCRRGTRRRRKRGGQCHWQHPQVQRGGTQIKSMTWFRLVGQEFAMFPSIASCSWTASCCYGKIEIGVMHIIALLLYSLCEISVFALLIMLYFLSEVNEEE, from the exons ATGGAGGCACTAGCTCCTCTCTGTCGCAAGTTCCCTTGCTGCTTCTCCACGCACGACCAG TTGAGACAAGGCTGGGTGTTGTTGTCTGCTGCTGCTACCTACCGGAGCTGCTGCCAGCGGCCACATTTCCGTGCTCCTGGATGTCGCAGACCACCTCCCCAGCAAGCTGCTGCTG GTAGGCTGTGTCGGAGGggaaccaggaggaggaggaagcgtgGTGGCCAATGCCATTGGCAGCATCCTCAAGTGCAGCGTGGAGGCACTCAG ATTAAATCCATGACTTGGTTCAGGTTGGTTGGACAGGAATTCGCCATGTTCCCTAGCATTGCTTCCTGTTCATGGACAGCAAGTTGTTGTTATGGGAAGATCGAGATAGGTGTGATGCATATCATCGCCTTATTATTGTACAGTCTTTGTGAAATATCTGTATTTGCTTTGCTGATCATGCTCTATTTTTTGTCCGAGGTTAACGAGGAGGAGTGA
- the LOC127345922 gene encoding uncharacterized protein isoform X4 has translation MEALAPLCRKFPCCFSTHDQLRQGWVLLSAAATYRSCCQRPHFRAPGCRRPPPQQAAAGRLCRRGTRRRRKRGGQCHWQHPQVQRGGTQIKSMTWFRLVGQEFAMFPSIASCSWTASCCYGKIEIG, from the exons ATGGAGGCACTAGCTCCTCTCTGTCGCAAGTTCCCTTGCTGCTTCTCCACGCACGACCAG TTGAGACAAGGCTGGGTGTTGTTGTCTGCTGCTGCTACCTACCGGAGCTGCTGCCAGCGGCCACATTTCCGTGCTCCTGGATGTCGCAGACCACCTCCCCAGCAAGCTGCTGCTG GTAGGCTGTGTCGGAGGggaaccaggaggaggaggaagcgtgGTGGCCAATGCCATTGGCAGCATCCTCAAGTGCAGCGTGGAGGCACTCAG ATTAAATCCATGACTTGGTTCAGGTTGGTTGGACAGGAATTCGCCATGTTCCCTAGCATTGCTTCCTGTTCATGGACAGCAAGTTGTTGTTATGGGAAGATCGAGATAG GTTAA
- the LOC127345922 gene encoding uncharacterized protein isoform X9: MEALAPLCRKFPCCFSTHDQLRQGWVLLSAAATYRSCCQRPHFRAPGCRRPPPQQAAAGRLCRRGTRRRRKRGGQCHWQHPQVQRGGTQVGWTGIRHVP, translated from the exons ATGGAGGCACTAGCTCCTCTCTGTCGCAAGTTCCCTTGCTGCTTCTCCACGCACGACCAG TTGAGACAAGGCTGGGTGTTGTTGTCTGCTGCTGCTACCTACCGGAGCTGCTGCCAGCGGCCACATTTCCGTGCTCCTGGATGTCGCAGACCACCTCCCCAGCAAGCTGCTGCTG GTAGGCTGTGTCGGAGGggaaccaggaggaggaggaagcgtgGTGGCCAATGCCATTGGCAGCATCCTCAAGTGCAGCGTGGAGGCACTCAG GTTGGTTGGACAGGAATTCGCCATGTTCCCTAG
- the LOC127345922 gene encoding uncharacterized protein isoform X3: MEALAPLCRKFPCCFSTHDQLRQGWVLLSAAATYRSCCQRPHFRAPGCRRPPPQQAAAGRLCRRGTRRRRKRGGQCHWQHPQVQRGGTQEFAMFPSIASCSWTASCCYGKIEIGVMHIIALLLYSLCEISVFALLIMLYFLSEVNEEE; encoded by the exons ATGGAGGCACTAGCTCCTCTCTGTCGCAAGTTCCCTTGCTGCTTCTCCACGCACGACCAG TTGAGACAAGGCTGGGTGTTGTTGTCTGCTGCTGCTACCTACCGGAGCTGCTGCCAGCGGCCACATTTCCGTGCTCCTGGATGTCGCAGACCACCTCCCCAGCAAGCTGCTGCTG GTAGGCTGTGTCGGAGGggaaccaggaggaggaggaagcgtgGTGGCCAATGCCATTGGCAGCATCCTCAAGTGCAGCGTGGAGGCACTCAG GAATTCGCCATGTTCCCTAGCATTGCTTCCTGTTCATGGACAGCAAGTTGTTGTTATGGGAAGATCGAGATAGGTGTGATGCATATCATCGCCTTATTATTGTACAGTCTTTGTGAAATATCTGTATTTGCTTTGCTGATCATGCTCTATTTTTTGTCCGAGGTTAACGAGGAGGAGTGA
- the LOC127345922 gene encoding uncharacterized protein isoform X7, whose translation MEALAPLCRKFPCCFSTHDQLRQGWVLLSAAATYRSCCQRPHFRAPGCRRPPPQQAAAGRLCRRGTRRRRKRGGQCHWQHPQVQRGGTQEFAMFPSIASCSWTASCCYGKIEIG comes from the exons ATGGAGGCACTAGCTCCTCTCTGTCGCAAGTTCCCTTGCTGCTTCTCCACGCACGACCAG TTGAGACAAGGCTGGGTGTTGTTGTCTGCTGCTGCTACCTACCGGAGCTGCTGCCAGCGGCCACATTTCCGTGCTCCTGGATGTCGCAGACCACCTCCCCAGCAAGCTGCTGCTG GTAGGCTGTGTCGGAGGggaaccaggaggaggaggaagcgtgGTGGCCAATGCCATTGGCAGCATCCTCAAGTGCAGCGTGGAGGCACTCAG GAATTCGCCATGTTCCCTAGCATTGCTTCCTGTTCATGGACAGCAAGTTGTTGTTATGGGAAGATCGAGATAG GTTAA
- the LOC127345922 gene encoding uncharacterized protein isoform X6 codes for MEALAPLCRKFPCCFSTHDQLRQGWVLLSAAATYRSCCQRPHFRAPGCRRPPPQQAAAGEPAPLLHVGCVGGEPGGGGSVVANAIGSILKCSVEALRNSPCSLALLPVHGQQVVVMGRSR; via the exons ATGGAGGCACTAGCTCCTCTCTGTCGCAAGTTCCCTTGCTGCTTCTCCACGCACGACCAG TTGAGACAAGGCTGGGTGTTGTTGTCTGCTGCTGCTACCTACCGGAGCTGCTGCCAGCGGCCACATTTCCGTGCTCCTGGATGTCGCAGACCACCTCCCCAGCAAGCTGCTGCTGGTGAGCCAGCCCCTCTTCTCCAT GTAGGCTGTGTCGGAGGggaaccaggaggaggaggaagcgtgGTGGCCAATGCCATTGGCAGCATCCTCAAGTGCAGCGTGGAGGCACTCAG GAATTCGCCATGTTCCCTAGCATTGCTTCCTGTTCATGGACAGCAAGTTGTTGTTATGGGAAGATCGAGATAG